The segment TGAAAGATCGGACGCTCGGCCAAGGGGCTCTTGAGGCTGCGGAAGGCCGCCTCGACCATGGTCAGGAGGCTGTAGCAGCGCCAGACCTCTTCGGCCTCGAGATCGGTGCGATCGGTCTTCAGCAGATAGCAGCCGTCGAGCGCCGCGGCCCGCTCGTGGCGGCCCTGATCGAGTTCCACGGTCAAGCCCTTGCTGTCGGCCTGACAGTCGATCCGCCAGTAGCGCGCGACCCGGGGATAACGTTCCCTGAGCCGCCCGATCGCCTCGCCGATCTTGACCGGCTGAGCCAGCCGGCCCTTGTCGATGCGGGCCTTCAGGCGCTCCAGATCGGTCGTCAGGCGGGCCTCTTGCTTGTCCCGGATCGCCCGGTCCTTCGCGACCCGCTCGCTGCTGTGGCAGAGCACATGAGTTTGATCGCCCCGGCGCCGGCTCTTGACCTTGACCAGGCTCTTGCGTTGCGCCGGATTGGTTGGCGAGACGGCCCGATGGACCTGGGCGAAGTCGCCCTCGTCGGCAAACTCGGCCAGCCAGG is part of the bacterium genome and harbors:
- a CDS encoding transposase, yielding WLAEFADEGDFAQVHRAVSPTNPAQRKSLVKVKSRRRGDQTHVLCHSSERVAKDRAIRDKQEARLTTDLERLKARIDKGRLAQPVKIGEAIGRLRERYPRVARYWRIDCQADSKGLTVELDQGRHERAAALDGCYLLKTDRTDLEAEEVWRCYSLLTMVEAAFRSLKSPLAERPIFHQLERRVETHIFLALLAYHLLIAIETTLRRQGCHSSWASLRQKLGSHQIATIVLPTSSGATLRIRKCSTPEPEHREIYRLLDLPEKIIDPVRSWSETPV